In Vibrio lentus, a single genomic region encodes these proteins:
- the ybeD gene encoding DUF493 family protein YbeD yields the protein MMNINSDAKLKDLLEFPCSFTYKVMGYAKPELTELVLEVIQRHAPGDYSPTLKPSAKGNYHSVSINITATSIEQVETLYKELGDIEIVRMVL from the coding sequence ATCATGAACATCAATTCTGATGCAAAACTAAAAGACCTCTTAGAGTTCCCTTGTTCATTCACTTACAAAGTAATGGGCTACGCTAAGCCAGAGCTTACAGAGCTAGTGCTAGAAGTGATCCAGCGCCATGCTCCTGGTGACTACAGCCCAACACTAAAACCGAGTGCGAAAGGTAACTACCACTCTGTTTCAATCAATATTACAGCGACTTCTATTGAACAAGTAGAAACGCTATACAAAGAGCTGGGCGATATCGAAATCGTTCGTATGGTTCTGTAA
- the rodA gene encoding rod shape-determining protein RodA yields the protein MKLDPSTGRNRALFERLHIDLPLLLGILVLMGFALLIMYSASGQSLAMMDRQAMRMALSLGVMIFLAQLSPRTYESLAPLLFAGGVILLLGVLFFGEASKGAQRWLNFGFVRFQPSELLKLAVPLMLARFIGKRSLPPTFQTLAISLVMVFVPTILIAKQPDLGTSILIAASGIFVIFLAGISWKIIMSAAIALGGFIPILWFFLMREYQKVRVRTLFDPESDPLGAGYHIIQSKIAIGSGGVSGKGWLQGTQSQLEFIPERHTDFIFAVIAEEWGMIGILFLLAIYLFIIGRGLFLASQAQTAFGRMMAGSIVLSFFVYIFVNIGMVSGILPVVGVPLPLVSYGGTSMVTLMAGFGILMSIHTHRKAFSKAT from the coding sequence ATGAAACTTGATCCTTCAACTGGACGAAATAGAGCCTTATTCGAACGGCTACATATCGACCTGCCACTATTGCTCGGCATTCTGGTTTTAATGGGCTTTGCCTTATTGATCATGTACAGCGCAAGCGGCCAAAGCCTTGCGATGATGGATCGCCAAGCGATGCGTATGGCTCTGTCTTTAGGTGTGATGATCTTCTTGGCTCAACTCTCACCACGCACTTATGAGAGCTTAGCTCCCTTGCTATTTGCAGGCGGCGTTATTTTGCTACTCGGAGTACTGTTCTTTGGTGAAGCCTCTAAAGGTGCACAACGTTGGCTGAACTTCGGATTTGTTCGATTCCAGCCCTCAGAGCTACTAAAGCTTGCGGTTCCTTTAATGTTGGCTAGGTTTATTGGTAAACGTTCACTACCACCAACTTTCCAAACCCTTGCGATCTCCTTGGTGATGGTGTTTGTACCCACGATTCTCATCGCTAAACAGCCCGATCTAGGAACATCTATCCTGATTGCGGCCTCTGGTATCTTCGTTATCTTCCTTGCTGGGATCAGCTGGAAAATAATTATGAGCGCAGCGATTGCACTGGGTGGGTTCATCCCGATCCTGTGGTTCTTCTTGATGCGTGAATATCAGAAAGTACGTGTAAGAACCCTTTTTGATCCTGAATCAGATCCATTAGGTGCGGGCTACCACATCATTCAGAGTAAAATTGCGATAGGTTCTGGTGGGGTATCCGGAAAAGGTTGGCTACAAGGCACGCAATCTCAACTGGAGTTTATTCCAGAGCGACACACTGACTTCATTTTTGCGGTAATTGCCGAAGAATGGGGCATGATAGGTATTTTGTTTTTGCTCGCTATCTACCTATTCATTATTGGACGTGGTTTATTTCTGGCGAGCCAAGCGCAAACGGCATTTGGCCGAATGATGGCTGGCAGTATTGTACTGAGCTTCTTCGTTTATATTTTTGTAAACATTGGCATGGTAAGTGGCATTCTACCTGTAGTTGGGGTCCCTCTCCCGCTAGTCAGTTACGGCGGCACCTCAATGGTTACTCTCATGGCTGGATTTGGTATTTTAATGTCGATCCATACACACAGAAAAGCATTCTCAAAGGCGACCTAA
- a CDS encoding sodium-dependent transporter, with the protein MDQQSSSSREHFSSRLGFILAAAGAAVGLGNIWGFPTQVASNGGGAFLLVYLIMIFVVAFPMLVVEMAIGRHGQANPVDSMRSLTTNPLGKKVGEFVGWIGLSVPSAVLAFYSIVGGWLICFLIGAVADLVGLEAVADWFKGFSVERNVFGTVAFYVLTILIVQGGVKQGIEKWSTRLMPALFILFGLLFVYIMTQAGAMEGLKHYLVPDFEKVLDRKLILAAMGQGFFSLTIGGCSMLVYGSYLSKKENLPKMAMNVTLVDTAVAFIAGLVVMPAMFVAMQKGVQIYAEDGSLLSSDTLVFTVLPLMFDSLGVLGQIFAIVFFLLLTIAALTSSISMLEGPVALVSERFNTRRTPTSWVIGGAIALFSVVIVYNFSAMFGMVAMIATQYLQPVAALMFCVFGGWVWSRASKVKELEHGCPDFQLGWFGKVWPMYVKFVCPVLVATVIWASFG; encoded by the coding sequence ATGGACCAACAATCTTCCTCTTCAAGAGAGCACTTTAGCTCTCGTTTGGGTTTTATTTTAGCAGCGGCGGGTGCAGCTGTTGGCTTAGGTAATATTTGGGGTTTCCCAACTCAAGTTGCCAGTAACGGCGGTGGCGCTTTTCTGCTTGTTTACCTAATCATGATTTTCGTGGTTGCTTTCCCGATGCTGGTGGTTGAGATGGCGATTGGCCGTCATGGTCAAGCGAACCCTGTCGATAGTATGCGCTCGTTGACGACAAATCCGTTAGGTAAGAAAGTCGGTGAATTTGTCGGTTGGATTGGCTTAAGTGTCCCAAGTGCCGTGTTAGCATTTTATAGTATTGTCGGCGGTTGGTTGATTTGCTTCCTAATTGGTGCAGTCGCTGATCTTGTCGGTCTAGAAGCTGTTGCTGATTGGTTTAAAGGCTTCAGTGTTGAGCGCAATGTATTTGGTACGGTCGCATTCTATGTGCTGACTATCTTGATTGTTCAGGGTGGTGTTAAGCAAGGTATCGAGAAGTGGTCGACTCGCTTAATGCCGGCATTGTTCATTTTGTTTGGCTTACTGTTTGTTTACATCATGACGCAAGCTGGTGCGATGGAAGGGCTGAAACATTACTTGGTGCCAGACTTTGAGAAAGTGTTGGATAGAAAACTGATTCTAGCGGCAATGGGACAAGGCTTCTTCTCGCTAACCATTGGTGGCTGCTCTATGTTGGTTTATGGTTCTTACTTAAGCAAGAAAGAGAACCTACCAAAAATGGCGATGAACGTAACCTTGGTTGATACCGCTGTCGCTTTTATTGCTGGCTTAGTGGTTATGCCTGCAATGTTTGTTGCGATGCAAAAGGGCGTACAAATCTATGCTGAAGACGGCTCACTATTGAGCTCTGACACGCTGGTATTTACGGTTCTGCCTTTGATGTTTGATAGCTTAGGCGTACTTGGTCAGATCTTCGCAATTGTCTTCTTCTTGTTGCTAACGATTGCTGCTCTTACTTCTTCAATTTCGATGCTGGAAGGACCTGTAGCACTAGTGAGTGAGCGTTTCAATACAAGACGAACGCCAACAAGCTGGGTGATTGGTGGTGCCATCGCATTGTTCAGTGTGGTGATTGTTTACAACTTTTCCGCGATGTTTGGTATGGTTGCGATGATAGCGACTCAGTATCTTCAACCGGTCGCAGCTCTGATGTTCTGTGTGTTTGGTGGTTGGGTATGGAGTCGAGCTTCAAAAGTGAAAGAGCTTGAACATGGCTGCCCTGACTTTCAGCTTGGTTGGTTTGGTAAAGTGTGGCCAATGTATGTGAAGTTCGTGTGTCCAGTCTTGGTGGCAACAGTTATCTGGGCTTCATTTGGTTAG
- a CDS encoding GreA/GreB family elongation factor, whose protein sequence is MNKSELRQIILEQLESRLSIAQSATQRAIDAATDEETVPEHKYDTLALEASYLAHGQAMRVQECEDDIQCYRNLVLRDSERITVSSYVVVIDEHDEHKHFFLGPRVGGLSVTWNDNEIAIVTANAPFGQALMGKEVGDEIEFRVADKQFCYEVVSID, encoded by the coding sequence ATGAATAAGTCTGAGCTTCGACAAATAATTTTAGAGCAACTCGAATCACGGTTAAGCATCGCACAATCTGCGACTCAGCGAGCTATTGATGCTGCCACCGATGAAGAGACCGTGCCAGAGCACAAGTACGATACCTTGGCGTTAGAAGCCTCGTACCTTGCCCATGGACAAGCGATGCGGGTTCAAGAGTGTGAAGATGACATCCAGTGTTACCGAAACCTCGTATTACGAGACAGTGAAAGAATTACCGTCAGCAGCTATGTTGTGGTCATTGACGAACATGATGAACATAAGCACTTTTTCCTAGGGCCAAGAGTCGGGGGGCTTTCTGTTACATGGAACGACAATGAGATTGCCATTGTGACGGCGAATGCACCATTTGGTCAGGCTCTAATGGGCAAAGAAGTCGGTGATGAAATTGAGTTTAGGGTCGCTGATAAACAGTTTTGCTATGAAGTAGTATCGATTGACTGA
- the dinB gene encoding DNA polymerase IV, whose protein sequence is MRKIIHIDLDSYYVSVEARDNPSLRGIPLAVGGKNGRGVIATCSYEARAFGVRSAMSTTKALQLCPSLTVVSGNMEKYKAVSRQIHEIFRRYTDVIEPLSLDEAYLDVTGSKLFQGSATLIAEDIRKSIQTELNLTASAGISPLKFVSKVASDVNKPNGICIVPPSEIQTFIDELELGKINGVGKVTLEKLNKLGLYKGDDVKNFDKNTLISKFGKFGHTLWQRCNGIDDRDIVVERIRKSVGVERTYLNDIHSLDECILAIKPLYVELEQRLEKALADKVITKLGVKLKFNDFQQTTVEHKYDEMDMQFFIKLCEEAVARSHGRSIRLVGLSVGIEPKKSTDQLQLPL, encoded by the coding sequence ATGCGAAAAATAATTCATATTGATCTCGACAGTTACTATGTCTCTGTAGAAGCAAGGGACAACCCCTCTTTACGTGGAATTCCTCTAGCAGTTGGAGGGAAAAATGGTCGCGGTGTTATTGCAACTTGTAGTTATGAGGCGAGAGCTTTTGGTGTGCGTTCGGCTATGTCTACAACAAAAGCGTTACAACTTTGCCCAAGCTTAACAGTAGTGTCTGGAAATATGGAAAAGTATAAGGCGGTATCTAGGCAAATCCATGAAATATTTAGACGGTATACGGATGTAATAGAGCCACTATCCTTAGACGAGGCGTATTTAGATGTCACAGGTTCTAAGCTGTTTCAAGGTTCAGCAACTTTAATTGCAGAAGACATACGCAAGTCTATTCAAACTGAATTGAATTTAACGGCTTCGGCAGGAATTTCCCCATTAAAGTTTGTTTCTAAAGTCGCTTCAGATGTGAATAAACCTAATGGTATATGTATTGTCCCACCTTCTGAGATCCAAACTTTTATAGACGAATTAGAATTAGGGAAAATAAATGGTGTTGGGAAGGTGACGTTAGAGAAATTAAACAAACTCGGCTTATATAAAGGGGATGATGTTAAGAATTTCGATAAAAACACTTTGATTTCAAAATTTGGCAAATTCGGACATACACTTTGGCAAAGGTGCAATGGTATTGATGATAGAGATATTGTTGTCGAAAGGATTAGAAAGTCAGTAGGGGTTGAGCGGACATATTTAAATGATATTCATAGTTTGGATGAATGCATACTAGCAATAAAGCCTCTGTATGTCGAATTAGAGCAAAGGTTAGAAAAAGCGCTTGCAGATAAAGTGATCACGAAACTCGGTGTAAAATTAAAGTTCAACGATTTTCAACAAACAACGGTTGAACATAAGTATGATGAAATGGATATGCAGTTTTTTATCAAGTTATGTGAAGAAGCCGTTGCTAGAAGTCATGGACGAAGTATACGTTTAGTCGGATTAAGTGTTGGTATTGAACCCAAGAAATCAACGGACCAATTACAACTCCCTTTGTGA
- a CDS encoding septal ring lytic transglycosylase RlpA family protein, whose amino-acid sequence MSIKAFPLTTSLVNELPIKKMLSIVGLAVLINGCSSQEQKGRYDIDSDIAPDVPISVEHLEDAHPQYEPYSLGGNTNYTLRGEDYKIVKKTEGFTEKGKASWYGKKFHGHLTSNGEIYDMYSMSAAHKTLPIPSYVKVTNTDNNKTTIVRINDRGPFHEGRIIDLSYAAAYKLDVLRTGTANVEIEVITVAMPTDANKKAALPQFIIQVATSPHEDRTEKLAKDLGEKLAVATFLQPNDDNYRLMLGPFHDYALTQEKLEQVKLMGYPSAYIKKHTLTR is encoded by the coding sequence ATGTCTATTAAAGCATTCCCCCTAACAACATCTTTGGTCAATGAACTGCCAATCAAAAAAATGCTGTCTATCGTCGGCTTGGCGGTTTTGATTAATGGTTGCTCTTCCCAAGAGCAAAAAGGCCGTTACGACATTGATTCTGATATTGCGCCAGATGTGCCAATCTCAGTCGAGCACCTAGAGGACGCTCACCCTCAATATGAACCTTACAGCTTAGGAGGTAACACTAACTACACTCTGCGTGGTGAAGACTACAAAATCGTAAAGAAGACCGAAGGGTTTACCGAGAAAGGAAAAGCCTCTTGGTACGGTAAGAAATTTCATGGCCATTTAACCTCAAATGGCGAGATCTACGACATGTATTCGATGTCAGCAGCGCACAAAACATTGCCCATTCCAAGCTATGTAAAAGTGACAAATACCGATAACAACAAAACGACGATTGTTCGTATCAATGACCGAGGCCCATTCCATGAAGGCCGAATCATTGACCTTAGTTATGCGGCAGCTTACAAGCTCGATGTCTTGAGAACAGGCACAGCAAATGTTGAGATAGAAGTCATCACTGTGGCTATGCCAACAGACGCGAATAAAAAGGCTGCTTTGCCGCAATTTATTATTCAGGTAGCCACATCGCCACATGAAGATAGAACCGAGAAGTTAGCCAAAGATCTAGGCGAAAAGCTAGCTGTAGCAACGTTCTTGCAGCCAAATGACGACAACTACCGTCTGATGCTTGGGCCATTTCATGACTATGCTCTGACTCAAGAGAAATTAGAACAAGTTAAGCTGATGGGTTACCCGTCAGCTTATATAAAAAAGCACACGCTAACTCGCTAA
- the lipA gene encoding lipoyl synthase, which yields MSKPIQMEKGVKYRDADKMALIPVKNMPAEQKEVLRKPAWMKIKLPSDSHRIQEIKSAMRKNNLHSVCEEASCPNLAECFNHGTATFMILGAICTRRCPFCDVAHGRPVAPEAEEPKKLAKTIKDMKLKYVVITSVDRDDLRDGGAQHFADCNREIREQNPNIRIETLVPDFRGRMDVALDLMKDNPPDVFNHNLETAPRLYRKARPGANYKWSLDLLRKFKEQHPDIPTKSGVMMGLGETKEEIVQVLKDLREHGVTMLTLGQYLAPSRHHLPVERYVPPSEFDELKEIALELGFTHAACGPFVRSSYHADLQAQGMEIK from the coding sequence ATGAGCAAACCAATCCAAATGGAAAAAGGCGTTAAATATCGTGACGCTGACAAAATGGCATTAATTCCCGTAAAGAATATGCCTGCTGAACAGAAAGAAGTTCTACGTAAGCCTGCATGGATGAAGATTAAACTTCCTTCAGACAGCCATCGTATTCAAGAAATCAAATCAGCAATGCGTAAAAACAACCTGCACTCAGTTTGTGAAGAAGCGTCTTGCCCTAACCTAGCCGAGTGTTTTAACCACGGCACGGCAACGTTTATGATTCTTGGCGCTATCTGTACTCGTCGCTGCCCGTTCTGTGATGTTGCCCATGGTCGTCCTGTTGCTCCTGAAGCAGAAGAGCCGAAGAAACTGGCTAAGACGATTAAAGACATGAAACTGAAGTACGTTGTAATCACTTCAGTTGACCGTGATGACCTGCGTGATGGTGGTGCTCAGCACTTTGCTGACTGTAACCGTGAAATTCGCGAACAGAATCCAAACATTCGCATTGAAACACTGGTTCCAGACTTCCGTGGTCGTATGGACGTTGCGCTTGATCTGATGAAAGACAACCCGCCAGATGTTTTCAACCACAACCTAGAGACAGCGCCACGTCTATACCGTAAAGCTCGTCCAGGCGCGAACTACAAGTGGTCTCTTGATCTGTTGAGAAAATTCAAAGAGCAACACCCAGACATCCCAACGAAATCTGGTGTAATGATGGGTCTTGGTGAAACGAAAGAAGAGATCGTTCAAGTATTGAAAGATCTTCGCGAACATGGCGTAACGATGCTGACACTAGGCCAATACCTGGCACCAAGCCGTCACCACTTACCAGTAGAACGCTACGTACCGCCTTCTGAGTTTGATGAACTGAAAGAGATTGCTCTTGAACTAGGCTTCACTCACGCAGCTTGTGGCCCATTTGTACGTTCTTCTTACCATGCCGACTTGCAAGCTCAAGGTATGGAAATTAAGTAA
- a CDS encoding serine hydrolase, with translation MIKSNKLVKSIFATSVALSATIATSSFAAPIVVPDAPQIAAKGFVLMDYHSGKVLAEKEMNTQLSPASLTKMMTSYVIGQELDRGNINLDDDVVISENAWAKNFPDSSKMFVEVGTTVKVEELNRGIIIQSGNDACVAMAEHIAGSEDAFVDLMNAWASSIGMKDTHFANVHGLDNPNLYSTPYDMALLGQALIRDVPDEYRIYSQKKFTYNGITQYNRNGLLWDKSMNVDGIKTGHTSNAGYSLVSSATEGKMRLVAVVMGTKNANARKTESKKLLSYGFRFFETVAPHTAGETFVEEKIWMGSKDTVALGVDEDTFVTLPRGQAKNLKASFVLEKELEAPISKGDVVGKLFYQVDGEDVAEYPLLALEDVDQGSLFSRLWDYLVLLFKGLF, from the coding sequence ATGATTAAATCTAATAAACTTGTTAAATCGATTTTTGCTACTTCTGTTGCTCTTTCTGCAACGATAGCTACATCGTCATTCGCCGCTCCTATTGTTGTACCTGATGCACCTCAAATCGCCGCTAAAGGTTTTGTTCTGATGGATTACCATTCAGGCAAAGTACTAGCAGAGAAAGAAATGAACACTCAGCTTTCTCCAGCAAGTTTAACCAAGATGATGACGAGCTACGTGATTGGCCAAGAGCTTGACCGTGGTAACATCAACTTAGACGACGACGTTGTCATTAGCGAAAACGCTTGGGCTAAAAACTTCCCAGACTCATCTAAGATGTTCGTTGAAGTAGGTACAACGGTTAAAGTTGAAGAACTGAACCGTGGCATCATCATTCAATCAGGTAACGATGCTTGTGTTGCAATGGCTGAGCATATTGCTGGCTCTGAAGACGCATTCGTTGACCTAATGAACGCTTGGGCAAGCTCTATTGGCATGAAAGACACGCACTTCGCTAACGTGCACGGTCTAGACAATCCAAACCTATACTCAACGCCTTATGATATGGCTTTACTTGGTCAGGCACTGATTCGTGACGTTCCTGATGAGTACCGTATCTACTCACAGAAAAAATTCACTTACAACGGCATCACCCAGTACAACCGTAACGGTCTGTTATGGGATAAGAGCATGAACGTTGATGGCATTAAAACTGGCCACACGAGCAACGCAGGTTACAGCCTAGTAAGCTCAGCAACAGAAGGCAAAATGCGTCTTGTTGCGGTTGTGATGGGCACTAAGAATGCGAACGCTCGTAAAACAGAAAGCAAAAAGCTACTGAGCTACGGTTTCCGTTTCTTCGAAACAGTGGCACCACATACTGCTGGCGAGACATTCGTTGAAGAAAAAATCTGGATGGGTAGTAAGGACACAGTTGCTCTAGGTGTCGACGAAGATACTTTCGTGACTCTACCTCGTGGCCAAGCGAAGAACCTAAAAGCTAGCTTCGTTCTTGAAAAAGAACTGGAAGCACCGATTAGCAAAGGCGATGTTGTAGGAAAACTCTTCTACCAAGTTGATGGTGAAGACGTTGCTGAATACCCGCTACTTGCACTTGAAGATGTAGACCAAGGCAGCCTATTTAGCCGCCTATGGGACTACCTAGTACTGCTATTCAAAGGTTTATTCTAA
- a CDS encoding RecQ family ATP-dependent DNA helicase: MIEQKLKQVFGFDSLRNGQKQVIDNVLSGHSTAAIFPTGSGKSLCYQLPALELPHLTLVISPLLALMKDQLSFLHSKGISAAAIESSQDRQTTQQVMQSVRNGDTKILMISVERLKNERFRQFISQVPISLLVVDEAHCISEWGHNFRPDYLKLPQYQKQLNIPQVLLLTATATTSVIQDMKSKFDINEERVVVTGFYRQNLDLSIQPCEQASKLETLCSVANQAPQAPTIVYVTLQQTAEMVAQQLRNAGINAVAYHAGLKPENRDAIQHQFMNDDVHCIVATIAFGMGVDKSNIRRVIHFDLPKSIENYSQEIGRAGRDGQPSACILLANKYGLSTLENFVFGDTPDNISIQAVLKEIYENQNNGASGANQWEIMLNQLSRESNIRQLPLKTLLVYLEIEGVIEPKYSYFADYKFKFIRPKQQITEQFQSERRHFVEAIFQCSPQARVWCQVDFDALWTHFQADRQRVIAAIDYFNEQGWIELESKQITDVYAINNTSEDMMQLSERLTELFKAKENSEINRLNQMLSFFEADTCLSSRLASYFTDDKAPKNCGHCSVCRGEIATLPSVKAGPIDEEIVVAWIQEFISNSQQLITDEAITRFLCGIATPLSTKLKASKMSGYGKLEQQPFSETLALVKRLPR, from the coding sequence ATGATTGAGCAGAAGCTAAAACAAGTATTCGGATTCGATTCACTGCGTAATGGGCAAAAGCAAGTCATTGATAATGTTCTATCCGGTCACTCTACCGCGGCTATCTTCCCGACGGGCTCAGGTAAATCGCTGTGCTACCAGTTACCCGCGTTAGAACTTCCTCATTTAACCTTGGTTATTTCTCCACTGTTAGCCTTAATGAAAGACCAGTTGAGCTTCTTACACAGTAAAGGGATCAGCGCCGCTGCAATAGAATCTAGTCAAGACAGACAGACCACTCAGCAGGTGATGCAGTCTGTGCGTAACGGAGATACCAAGATCCTGATGATCTCCGTCGAACGTTTGAAGAACGAACGCTTTCGTCAGTTTATTTCTCAGGTTCCAATCTCGCTACTTGTGGTCGATGAGGCGCACTGTATTTCTGAGTGGGGACACAACTTTAGACCAGACTATCTCAAGTTGCCTCAATACCAAAAACAGTTGAATATCCCGCAGGTATTGCTATTGACTGCAACCGCAACCACCTCAGTTATCCAAGACATGAAGTCTAAGTTTGATATCAATGAAGAACGTGTTGTGGTTACGGGTTTCTATCGTCAAAATCTCGATCTGTCGATTCAGCCTTGTGAACAAGCTAGTAAGCTAGAGACGCTGTGCTCTGTCGCCAATCAAGCGCCTCAAGCTCCAACCATCGTTTATGTCACCCTTCAACAAACGGCAGAGATGGTGGCTCAACAACTGCGCAATGCTGGAATCAACGCAGTCGCTTACCATGCAGGGCTTAAACCAGAAAATAGAGATGCGATTCAACATCAATTCATGAATGATGACGTGCATTGTATTGTTGCGACTATTGCTTTCGGGATGGGCGTCGACAAATCAAATATTCGCCGTGTGATTCACTTCGATTTACCCAAATCAATAGAGAACTACTCGCAAGAAATCGGCAGAGCAGGCCGAGATGGTCAACCTTCAGCATGTATTCTTCTCGCCAACAAGTATGGCCTCAGTACGCTAGAGAACTTCGTATTTGGTGATACACCAGACAACATCTCAATCCAAGCGGTATTAAAAGAGATCTACGAAAACCAAAACAATGGCGCTTCTGGAGCAAACCAATGGGAGATCATGCTCAACCAACTATCGCGTGAATCTAACATTCGTCAACTTCCACTAAAAACACTGTTGGTTTATCTAGAAATTGAAGGCGTGATTGAACCTAAATACAGCTATTTTGCTGACTACAAATTTAAGTTCATTCGTCCTAAGCAGCAGATCACCGAGCAATTCCAAAGTGAACGTCGCCATTTTGTAGAAGCGATTTTCCAATGCTCTCCTCAAGCCAGAGTTTGGTGCCAAGTCGATTTCGATGCGCTTTGGACTCACTTCCAAGCCGATCGTCAGCGTGTGATTGCGGCTATCGATTACTTCAATGAACAAGGCTGGATTGAGTTGGAAAGTAAGCAGATCACCGATGTTTACGCGATCAACAATACATCTGAAGATATGATGCAATTATCAGAACGTTTAACTGAGTTGTTTAAAGCAAAAGAGAACAGTGAGATAAACCGTCTTAACCAAATGCTGAGCTTCTTTGAGGCTGATACCTGCCTAAGCTCTCGCCTTGCGAGTTACTTCACCGATGATAAAGCACCCAAAAACTGTGGTCACTGCTCAGTATGCCGAGGTGAAATTGCCACACTACCAAGCGTGAAAGCTGGCCCTATAGATGAAGAGATCGTCGTCGCTTGGATTCAAGAATTCATCTCCAACAGCCAACAACTGATTACCGATGAAGCCATTACGCGCTTTTTATGTGGAATCGCGACACCGCTTTCTACCAAATTAAAAGCCAGCAAAATGTCGGGGTACGGAAAGTTAGAACAACAACCGTTCAGTGAAACCTTAGCATTGGTAAAACGATTACCAAGATAA
- a CDS encoding YggN family protein, with amino-acid sequence MKKSVLIASLTVATAVVSLPTFAAQCRVDLKNELRIDEQKVEIHQVNGDTAILDGNNDLYIHGEKVALDADQQAAIEKYRDSMNEYLPRAKQMANDSLALANDVIDDIAASLDSPESFDNVKESMKTYFAELEARYYKDGELVLPANSFDSMANGWSEDFEKAKEIFNQEFISSAFNAMSEKMKQDGGLNLTEMADSMAELKLKVEERMKEHSQQVQEEANEFCDSLDEMAEQEQELHKIIPNLKDYQVFTI; translated from the coding sequence ATGAAAAAAAGCGTATTAATTGCATCATTAACAGTGGCTACCGCTGTTGTGAGCCTGCCAACTTTTGCAGCTCAGTGTCGAGTTGATTTGAAAAATGAACTACGAATTGACGAGCAGAAAGTCGAAATCCATCAAGTAAATGGTGATACAGCTATTCTTGATGGCAACAACGATCTTTATATTCATGGTGAAAAGGTCGCACTTGATGCCGACCAACAAGCGGCAATTGAAAAATACCGCGACAGCATGAATGAGTATTTACCACGCGCAAAACAAATGGCGAATGACAGCTTAGCCTTGGCGAATGATGTTATTGATGACATCGCTGCCAGCCTAGATTCTCCAGAGTCGTTTGATAATGTAAAAGAATCAATGAAAACGTACTTTGCTGAATTAGAGGCTCGTTATTATAAAGATGGCGAGTTAGTCCTACCGGCTAATAGTTTCGATTCGATGGCGAATGGTTGGTCTGAAGATTTCGAAAAGGCTAAGGAGATCTTTAACCAAGAGTTTATCTCAAGTGCCTTTAATGCGATGTCAGAAAAAATGAAGCAAGACGGCGGACTAAATCTGACCGAAATGGCTGATAGCATGGCTGAATTAAAGCTTAAAGTTGAAGAGCGAATGAAAGAACACTCTCAACAAGTACAAGAGGAAGCGAATGAGTTCTGTGATTCTCTAGATGAGATGGCAGAGCAAGAGCAAGAGCTGCATAAAATTATTCCGAACCTAAAAGACTACCAAGTATTTACTATCTAG
- the lipB gene encoding lipoyl(octanoyl) transferase LipB, whose protein sequence is MQNKLIVKKLGRQDYEPVWKAMHKFTDERTEEDIDQVWLVEHNPVFTQGQAGKAEHVLNAGDIPVIQSDRGGQVTYHGPGQLVAYFLINIRRKKFGVRDLVTHIENLVINTLKAYNINSTARPDAPGVYVDGKKICSLGLRIRRGCSFHGLALNVDMDLSPFLRINPCGYQGMEMAQVSQLGGPSELESVEQQLIQELVELLGYDQVDIQATSNITAEA, encoded by the coding sequence TTGCAAAATAAGCTAATCGTAAAAAAATTAGGCCGTCAGGATTACGAACCTGTGTGGAAAGCCATGCATAAGTTCACAGACGAACGCACAGAAGAAGACATAGACCAAGTTTGGTTGGTTGAACACAACCCAGTCTTCACTCAAGGACAAGCAGGCAAAGCCGAGCATGTACTAAATGCTGGTGATATCCCTGTCATTCAAAGCGATCGCGGTGGCCAAGTGACTTATCACGGCCCAGGCCAGTTAGTCGCTTACTTTTTGATTAACATCCGCCGCAAAAAATTCGGAGTACGTGATTTGGTGACTCATATTGAGAACCTCGTAATCAACACTCTGAAAGCTTACAATATAAATTCAACTGCCCGACCTGACGCTCCTGGTGTCTATGTCGATGGCAAGAAAATCTGTTCACTCGGATTACGTATTCGACGCGGCTGCTCATTTCATGGGCTTGCACTCAACGTCGATATGGACTTATCCCCATTCCTACGCATTAACCCATGTGGTTACCAAGGTATGGAAATGGCGCAGGTAAGCCAGTTAGGCGGACCAAGTGAATTAGAGAGCGTTGAGCAACAGTTAATACAAGAGCTAGTAGAACTACTCGGCTATGACCAAGTAGACATTCAAGCCACCAGTAACATTACAGCAGAAGCATAA